The Bacteroidota bacterium genome segment TTTTCTGAGTTATTATCGCGTTTGTAAAATTAGGAAATGGTATTTGCCATAACAATTGCTTGTTTCAGAGCAGCAAGTTTATTATTTACTTCATTTAATTCGCCTTTGGGATCGGATGCTGCTACAATGCCTGCTCCTGCCTGGTAAATGAGTGTATTGTTTTTGCAAAGGAAGGAGCGGATCATAATGGCATGGTTGAAATTGCCGTTCAGCCCGATATATCCTATACAGCCGCCGTAATAACTACGGTTGATGTTTTCGTATTTGTTGATCAGTTCCATGGCCTTGTATTTGGGCGCTCCTGAAAGTGTTCCGGCAGGAAAAGTATTGGCCATAACCCGGATGACATTGGTACCCTCGGGCAACTCGCCTGATACACGGGAAACCAAATGAAGCACATGGGAATAATATTGAACCTCGCGAAAAGTTTCAACCTTCACATGGGTTGAATTCCGGCTCAGGTCGTTGCGGGCCAGGTCAACCAGCATCACATGTTCCGCATTTTCTTTTTCGTCGAGTACAAGTTTGGCAGCCAGTTCTTTATCCTTGTCATCGTCGCCCGTACGCCTGAAGGTACCGGCAATAGGATTGATATAAGCTTTGCCGTCTTTTATTTCCAGTTGTACTTCAGGAGAGGAACCAAAAATTTTATAACTTCCATAATCGAAGTAGTACAGGTAAGGCGAAGGGTTGATAGACCTCAAAGCCCTGTAAACATTGAATTCGTCACCGCTGTATTTCTGGGAGAACCGGCGCGAGAGCACAATCTGGAAAACATCACCCAGATGGCAATGGTCAATTCCTTTTTGAACCATATCCATATACTGCTGGTCGGTGATGTTGGATTGTTCGTGATTGTCGGATTTGAAACCGAATATGCCGAAATTTCTGTTGTACAGCAGGGACTCAACTTTCTCTATTTCACTTTGTTCCCCGTTAAATATGTTTTCTATCAGGGTCAGGGTATTTTTGAAGTGGTTGATGGCAATGATGAATTTATAGAAATGGTAGCGCATTTCGGGGATATATTCATCTTTATGGGCAGGGGCCTGAATTTTCAGTGTCTCGAAATACTGGATGGAATCATAGGCCGTATATCCGAAAAGTCCGTTGATATCTGAATATTCAGAGTGGTCATTGTTTGAAAAGCTTGAAAGAAAGGCATTCATATTTTCGGGAACTGAAATTTCCTTACTGATTGGAGTTTTCAGACAATCGCCATCGGGATATTCTTCTATAATCTGGTTGTTTTCGACTGTGAAGCCGGCTACAGGCTTCAGGCATATATATGAGTAACTATTGGAGTTGCCGTGATAATCCGAACTTTCCAGCATGATGGAGTTGGGGAATATATCTCTTACCTTCAGGTAAATATTTACAGGAGTGGTTGTGTCGGCAAGCAACTGCTTGGTATTGGTCTTGATTGAGAATTTTTTCATTTTTATTTGATTTTAATTCATTAATAAATTTACGGCGAAAATTTTAAAGAAAAAGGCCCGCCGTGAGTACGGCAGGCCTTATAATTATGACAATGGCTATCCCTCTCACGGTTTGATTCCTGAGTTGTGCCACCACCAAATATGTAAGTTCGAATTGTTCATTTTTTTAAAGTAAAAACCAATATAAAATAAAAAAGGCTTACCATGATTGGGTAAGCCTTTGAAATATCTTTTGCCTGAATAATCAGGATAGCTTTCCTTCCTCACGGTAAAAACTGTAAGTAAATTGCCACCACCAATAATTATTTAGACGATTTGTATTCATTTTTCTTTCAAATTTCTGCTTCAAAGGAAAGAAGAAATTTTATAAATCCAAAATGTTTTTTGATTTTTTTTATTTCTTCCAGAGTTTTTCCATGGTTTCCAAAGATTTACCCTTGGTTTCGGGAACCATCCGCCACATGAACAAGGCTGATAATATGCCCATTACGCCGTAAATCCAATAGGAAAAACCGTGATGGAATATTCCGGTCAGCCAGGTGTTGTCGTTCATCATCGGGAAGGTCCATGAAATAACCAGGTTGGCAATCCATTGGGCTGCAACTGCAATACTCATGGCATCGCGGATGCTGTTGGGAAATATCTCGGACAACAATACCCAGGTTACCGGTCCCCACGACATGGCAAATGAAGCAATGTAAATCAGCATAAATATTAAGGCTCCGAGGCCTACGTGCTGGGTGAAGAAAGCGCTTCCCAAAAGGAACATGCTGACGGCCATACCCAAAGAACCAATGATCATCAGCGGTTTACGCCCAAAGCGGTCGACTGAAACAATGGCCAGAACCGTAAAGGAGAGATTAACTATGCCGACAATAATGGTTTGCAG includes the following:
- a CDS encoding anthranilate synthase component I family protein; translated protein: MKKFSIKTNTKQLLADTTTPVNIYLKVRDIFPNSIMLESSDYHGNSNSYSYICLKPVAGFTVENNQIIEEYPDGDCLKTPISKEISVPENMNAFLSSFSNNDHSEYSDINGLFGYTAYDSIQYFETLKIQAPAHKDEYIPEMRYHFYKFIIAINHFKNTLTLIENIFNGEQSEIEKVESLLYNRNFGIFGFKSDNHEQSNITDQQYMDMVQKGIDHCHLGDVFQIVLSRRFSQKYSGDEFNVYRALRSINPSPYLYYFDYGSYKIFGSSPEVQLEIKDGKAYINPIAGTFRRTGDDDKDKELAAKLVLDEKENAEHVMLVDLARNDLSRNSTHVKVETFREVQYYSHVLHLVSRVSGELPEGTNVIRVMANTFPAGTLSGAPKYKAMELINKYENINRSYYGGCIGYIGLNGNFNHAIMIRSFLCKNNTLIYQAGAGIVAASDPKGELNEVNNKLAALKQAIVMANTIS